In Ammospiza nelsoni isolate bAmmNel1 chromosome 22, bAmmNel1.pri, whole genome shotgun sequence, a single window of DNA contains:
- the LOC132082869 gene encoding uncharacterized protein LOC132082869, which produces MEQRPPRVPELAWVEEEEEGPGAAPAQQTEEVVPFQSPQEVKEEEETIATGVGLRPYSPIFLSKTSAALLSLLVEEDFYTPKQLAEALLPLFDSLAEDRRRAAEQLRQALRYLQSPQEPLREAAVRFMGMAGRHLRGQQQELQLICTALEEMACDSSPAIRDAAVEFSLVLRALQRAPYSPWRKLRDRFRSAWRKRPRLCSTAVLFCWSSAER; this is translated from the exons atggagcagagacccccgaGAGTGCCCGAGCTGGCCTGGGtcgaggaggaggaagaaggccctggagctgccccggcaCAGCAGACTGAAGAGGTGGTGCCCTTCCAGtcaccgcaggagg ttaaagaggaggaagagaccatCGCCACGGGCGTAGGCCTCAGACCATACTCGCCCATCTTCCTAAGCaagaccagtgctgccctgctgtctCTGCTTGTCGAGGAAGACTTTTACactccaaagcaa ctggctgaggcgctcctgccactctttgacagC ctggcagaggacaggaggcGAGCGGCCGAGCAGCTGCGCcaggccctgcgctacctgcagagcccacaggagcccctgcgagaggcggccgtcaggttcatgg gcatggccgggcggcacctgagggggcagcagcaagagctgcagctgatctgcactg cccttgaagaaatggcATGTGACAGCAGTCCTGCaatcagagatgctgcagttgAATTTTCTTTAGTTCTCCGGGCCCTACAGAGAGCTCCCTACTCCCCATGGCGTAAGCTGCGAGATCGATTCCGCAGTGCATGGAGGAAACGGCCTCGTCTGTGCAGCACTGCCGTGCTGTTCTGCTGGAGCTCCGCAGAGAGATGA
- the LOC132082870 gene encoding low affinity immunoglobulin gamma Fc region receptor II-like: MSPDYPRMSLACAQLVATLPPPRATYMVTLTCQGSGTASATTWYKDRERWVQDGQENITVTKKDTYWCALGQALLEGDTVTLCCQGWWNNTVTSVSFYQKETDLEVFSNSTELSLSPLQLNHSGHYSFKGQVEYWVWKESALVTVTVHVPVANATIIPSPLSHQVGSAPVTFTWLHNGQEVAWGALLELRAINVGHLPGPPGSPGPPEEGEVLYTHAMVTKRAGASPRATTLQDPQVTYAELRGPQGRPREPSDIYGNVL; the protein is encoded by the exons ATGTCCCCAGACTATCCCAGAATGTCCCTGGCCTGTGCCCAGCttgtggccaccctgcccccaccaagggcCACCTACAT ggtgacactgacctgtCAGGGCTCGGGGACTGCCAGTGCTACCACCTGGTACAAGGACAGGGAGCGCTGGGTGCAGGACGGACAGGAAAACATCACTGTCACCAAGAAAGACACCTACTGGTGT GCACTGGGGCAGGCGCTACTGGAGGGGGACACAGTGacactgtgctgccagggctggtggaACAACACGGTCACCTCGGTGTCCTTCTACCAAAAGGAGACAGATCTGGAGGTGTTCTCCAATAGCaccgagctgtccctgtcccctctgcagctgaaccacagTGGCCACTACAGCTTCAAAGGCCAGGTGGAATACTGGGTGTGGAAGGAGTCTGcgctggtgacagtgacagtgcatg tgcccgtggccaatgccaccatcatCCCCagtcccctgtcacaccag GTGGGttcagcccctgtcaccttcacctggcttCACAATGGGCAGGAGGTTGCCTGGGgtgccctcctggagctcagagccaTCAATGTGGGCCACCTACCA GGTCCCCCCGGATCCCCCGGCCCCCCAGAGGAGGGGGAGGTGCTGTACACCCACGCCATGGTCACCAAGAGGGCAGGGG CGTCCCCCCGTGCCACCACActccaggatccccaggtgACCTACGCGGAGCTGCGGGGACCCCAGGGGCGACCACGGGAACCCAGTGACATCTACgggaatgtgctgtga